In one window of Nicotiana tabacum cultivar K326 chromosome 12, ASM71507v2, whole genome shotgun sequence DNA:
- the LOC142167379 gene encoding uncharacterized protein LOC142167379, whose product MMHMRYLEGENFKYRKNQVQCEYYHYKGHTKKNCYKLQGYPSNFKGKKKGQNFRVYANSVSSPMFPNASEPRYQQGSYGTQSGIQQVQHSYMPQFVQTTPNNSLAAPFFTKEHYQQILQMLAKGNGEGPEPSTKLAAADFKYNLLSVSQLTKELQCMVAFFPNFCIFQDLYSGQVKGIGKEEHDLYILQGGSSHDSTATPDNKCAHTTSLPDSAVVWHRRLGHAPIDVIRKLDALSTLKTGTQYCPVCPVAKQTKLHFPLSTSVSQSAFDLVHCDIWGPYRVPSHSGKSLPHQQAALYNTLHAPGLLTSSHQELFLLSSWAILHLKREDILPFKYVLSSGSTIFSILDMLSPSSADSKISVDSSPGVDIPSHEASATSEGESSHSDSPVATPHYTINSEGNFTDNAAHGDTHAETQFDAASHSAMANTPGVVPDQVRKSFRPSKPPIWMQDYVVQSKDAKCSYPISTYVHVALAASQHWIIYQMNVHNAFLNGELVEEVYMHIPQGGVNGDIVIILVYVDDLPITGNNDKLLSKEGILMCQKKHALKLISEAGLGGAKPSGTPLELNQKLTSIEYDKCIQNCKQEESMRSVIGYLVKFGNALVSWQSKKQMTVSRSSVEVELRSMASCAA is encoded by the exons ATGATGCATATGCGCTATTTGgaag GTGAAAATTTCAAGTATAGAAAGAATCAGGTTCAGTGTGAATACTATCATTACAAGGGGCACACAAAAAAGAATTGCTACAAATTGCAGGGCTATCCATCAAATttcaaaggaaagaaaaaagggCAGAACTTTAGAGTATATGCAAACAGTGTGAGTAGTCCAATGTTTCCAAATGCTTCAGAACCACGCTATCAACAAGGTTCTTATGGAACTCAATCAGGGATACAACAAGTTCAACATTCTTATATGCCTCAGTTTGTTCAGACCACTCCTAACAATAGTCTTGCTGCTCCTTTCTTCACCAAAGAGCACTATCAACAAATTCTTCAGATGCTGGCCAAAGGGAATGGAGAGGGTCCAGAACCATCCACCAAGTTAGCTGCTGCAG ACTTTAAATACAACCTGCTCTCAGTGTCTCAACTCACCAAAGAACTTCAATGCATGGTTGCATTCTTCCCTAACTTCTGCATTTTCCAGGATCTCTACAGTGGTCaggtgaaggggattggtaaGGAAGAGCATGATTTGTACATACTTCAAGGAGGATCATCCCATGATTCTACAGCAACACCAGATAATAAGTGTGCTCATACAACCAGCTTACCTGATTCTGCAGTAGTATGGCATAGAAGATTAGGACATGCTCCTATTGATGTAATAAGGAAGTTAGATGCTCTTAGTACCTTAAAGACAGGAACTCAGTACTGTCCTGTATGTCCAGTTGCTAAACAAACTAAACTGCATTTTCCTCTAAGTACTTCAGTATCTCAATCTGCATTTGACTTAGTGCATTGTGATATCTGGGGGCCATATAGAGTTCCTTCTCATAGTGGTAAGAG TCTACCTCATCAACAGGCTGCCCTCTATAACACTTTG CATGCCCCAGGATTGTTGACAAGTTCTCACCAAGAGCTGTTTCTGTTGTCTTCCTGGGCTATTCTTCATCTTAAAAGG GAAGACATTCTTCCTTTCAAGTATGTGTTATCTTCTGGTAGCACTATTTTTTCTATACTGGATATGCTCTCACCATCTAGTGCAGATTCCAAGATCTCTGTAGATTCATCTCCTGGAGTTGATATTCCTTCACATGAGGCTAGTGCTACATCTGAGGGGGAGTCTTCTCATTCTGACTCTCCTGTGGCTACTCCTCACTATACTATAAATTCTGAAGGTAACTTCACAGATAATGCAGCACATGGTGACACTCATGCTGAGACTCAGTTTGATGCTGCATCACATAGTGCAATGGCTAACACACCTGGTGTTGTACCTGATCAGGTCCGAAAATCTTTCAGGCCTAGCAAACCTCCCATATGGATGCAAGATTATGTGGTGCAGTCCAAAGATGCTAAGTGTTCTTATCCCATTTCAACTTAT GTCCATGTAGCTCTTGCTGCATCTCAGCACTGGATAATATACCAGATGAATGTTCATAATGCATTCCTAAATGGTGAATTGGTTGAAGAGGTGTACATGCATATTCCACAGGG AGGAGTTAATGGTGATATAGTTATCATCCTTGTGTATGTGGATGACCTGCCGATCACAGGGAACAATGATAAGTTACT ATCAAAGGAAGGGATCCTTATGTGTCAAAAAAAGCATGCACTTAAGTTAATATCTGAAGCAGGTTTAGGTGGAGCAAAGCCTTCTGGTACACCATTGGAATTGAATCAAAAACTCACATCTATAGAGTATGACAAGTGCATTCAGAACTGCAAACAAGAAG AGTCAATGAGATCAGTAATTGGGTACTTGGTCAAATTTGGAAATGCACTGGTGTCTTGGCAGTCAAAGAAACAAATGACTGTATCTAGAAGTTCAGTTGAGGTTGAGTTGAGAAGTATGGCTTCATGTGCAGCATAA